A genome region from Clupea harengus chromosome 7, Ch_v2.0.2, whole genome shotgun sequence includes the following:
- the sfrp1a gene encoding secreted frizzled-related protein 1a, which produces MKCFAALSLWRGIAVVLAIVMFSVSSASEYEYLSWKSDLYNSGRIYDKPPECVDIPEDLKLCHNVGYDQMLLPNLLEHETMSEVKQQAGSWVPLVHKNCHPSTQVFLCSLFAPVCMERPIYPCRWLCENVRDACTPIMESFGFPWPEMLTCDKFPLGDVCISTPNATEASKPLGFSPVCPPCDDEMKADAILDHLCASEFAIKTKIKEVKREQMDRKVILQKRKKVLKRTTLKNKDLKKLVLYLKNGADCPCQQLDNLGSTYLIMGRKVDKQYLLTGIHKWDKSSKEFKKTMKKLKTHKCPAFENVFK; this is translated from the exons ATGAAGTGCTTTGCTGCTCTGAGCTTGTGGAGAGGCATTGCTGTGGTTTTGGCCATTGTAATGTTCTCTGTGAGCAGTGCCTCAGAGTATGAGTACCTGAGCTGGAAGTCGGACCTGTACAACAGCGGGCGCATCTATGACAAGCCGCCTGAGTGTGTGGACATCCCTGAAGACCTGAAACTCTGCCACAACGTTGGCTACGACCAGATGCTGCTGCCCAATTTGCTGGAGCACGAGACCATGTCTGAGGTGAAACAACAGGCTGGGAGCTGGGTGCCTTTAGTGCACAAAAACTGCCACCCCAGCACCCAAGTCTTTCTCTGTTCCCTGTTTGCCCCTGTGTGCATGGAGAGGCCCATCTACCCTTGTCGCTGGCTGTGCGAGAACGTGCGAGATGCCTGCACCCCAATCATGGAGTCATTTGGCTTCCCCTGGCCCGAGATGCTCACCTGTGACAAGTTCCCCTTGGGCGACGTGTGTATCAGCACTCCCAATGCTACAGAAGCCTCAAAGCCTTTAG GTTTCTCTCCTGTCTGCCCTCCCTGTGACGACGAGATGAAGGCAGATGCCATTTTGGACCACTTGTGTGCTAGTGAATTTG CCATCAAGACCAAAATCAAGGAGGTCAAAAGGGAACAAATGGACCGAAAAGTGATCCtgcagaagaggaagaaggtaCTGAAACGAACCACCCTTAAGAATAAGGACTTAAAGAAACTCGTGCTGTACCTGAAGAATGGAGCAGACTGCCCGTGTCAGCAGCTGGACAACCTGGGAAGCACGTATCTGATCATGGGCCGTAAGGTGGACAAGCAGTACCTCCTGACGGGCATTCACAAATGGGACAAATCCAGCAAGGAGTTCAAAAAGACCATGAAGAAACTCAAGACCCACAAATGCCCAGCTTTTGAGAATGTTTTCaaataa